A window from Chaetodon trifascialis isolate fChaTrf1 chromosome 5, fChaTrf1.hap1, whole genome shotgun sequence encodes these proteins:
- the LOC139330946 gene encoding protein diaphanous homolog 1, translating into MEVNESILTESMVQNLIKQLPPEDQLLSLGEMKDEYDDLAESEQFGVVMSSVKNLKKRLESILFKLQFEEQLNNIKPDVVSVTAACEELMKSQTFSKLLEIILLVGNFMNSGSRNGKAFGFSISYLCKLRDTKSADLKQTLLHFLAEVCQEQYPDVMSFVDELIHVEKASRVSAETLQKNLELMGRQIKGLEKDLETFPPPQNDKDLFVEKIHRDVVCVFLNAVSPQFCG; encoded by the exons ATGGAGGTTAATGAGAGCATCCTCACAGAGTCCATGGTTCAG AATCTGATCAAACAGCTGCCGCCAGAGGACCAACTGCTTTCCCTGGGAGAGATGAAGGATGAATATGATGACCTGGCTGAGTCTGAGCAGTTTGGAGTAGTg atGTCCAGCGTGAAGAACCTGAAGAAACGGCTTGAGTCCATCCTGTTTAAGCTGCAGTTTGAGGAGCAGCTGAACAACATCAAGCCAGATGTGGTGTCTGTGACAGCAGCCTGCGAGGAACTCATGAAAAGTCAGACCTTCTCCAAGCTGCTGGAGATCATCCTCCTTGTTGGGAACTTCATGAATTCTGGCTCCCGCAATGGGAAGGCATTCGGCTTCTCCATATCATACCTATGCAAG CTGCGTGACACCAAATCAGCTGATCTGAAGCAGACGCTGCTCCATTTCCTCGCTGAAGTGTGCCAGGAGCAGTATCCTGATGTCATGAGCTTTGTGGATGAGCTCATCCATGTGGAAAAGGCCAGCAGAG tgtctgCAGAGACGCTTCAGAAGAACCTTGAGCTGATGGGCCGTCAGATCAAGGGCCTGGAAAAAGATCTGGAAACCTTCCCCCCTCCACAAAATGACAAGGACCTGTTTGTGGAGAAGAT ACACAGagatgttgtttgtgtgttcctTAACGCCGTGTCTCCACAGTTTTGTGGTTAG